The genomic region CTGGCGGCGACCCCGGCTGCTGCTCGTCGCGGTGGCCCTGGTCGGGTACGTCGTGGACGTGTCGACCAAGGTGCTCGCCGTCGCGAGGCTCCAGGACCGCCCCGACGTCCCGGTCGTCGGCGACCTGCTGGTCCTGCACCTGGTCCGGAACCCCGGAGCCGCGTTCAGCACCGGGACCGAGTACACGGTCGTGCTCAGCCTGATCTCGATCGCCGCCGTGGTGGCCATCTGCGTGGCGGCGCTGCGGGTGCGCAGCAACGCCTGGGGGGTCGCCCTCGGGGTGCTCCTCGCGGGGGTCGCCGGCAACCTCACCGACCGGATCCTGCGCTCGCCCGGGCCGCTGCGCGGTCACGTCATCGACTTCCTGATGCTGCCGAACTGGCCGGTCTTCAACGTCGCCGACATCTGCATCAACCTCGCGGCCGCGCTGATCATCGTCCTGGCCTTCCGCGGGATCCGGCTCGACGGCACCCGGGTCGCGTGATGGCGGGCTCGGAGCACCGGTCGCTGACCGTCCCGGATGGTCTCGCGGGGGAGCGGGTGGACATCGCGATCGCCCGGATGTTCGGCGTCTCCCGCAGCCGCGCAGCCGACCTGATCACGGAGGGGCTGGTGCGCCTCGACGGCGCCGAGATCGGCAAGAGCGACCGGGTGCTGCCCGGGTCGACCCTGGAGGTCACGATCCCGGCGCTGACCGACCCCCTCGCGGTGGTCCCGGAGGTCGTCGACGGCATCAAGATCATCCACGACGACGACTCGATCGTGGTGATCGACAAGCCGGTCGGCGTCGCCGTCCACCCCTCCCCGGGCTGGAACGGCCCCACCGTCGTCGGGCACCTGGTCGGTGCCGGGTTCCGGATCGCCACCAGCGGCGCCTCGGAGCGGCAGGGGATCGTCCAGCGCCTCGACGTCGGCACCTCGGGCGTCATGGTGATCGCGAAGTCCGAGCGCGCCTACTCGGTGCTGAAGAACGCGTTCCGGCACCGGACTGTCGCGAAGACCTACCACGCGCTCGTCCAGGGCCACCCGGACCCGCTGCAGGGCACCGTCGACGCCCCCATCGGCCGGCACCCGCGCGCCGACTACAAGTTCGCGGTGATGGCCGACGGCCGCGCGAGCGTCACCCACTACGAGACCCTCGAGGCGCACCGCTTCGCGAGCCTGCTCGAGGTGCACCTCGAGACCGGGCGCACCCACCAGATCCGGGTGCACATGTCCGCGCTGAAGCACCCGTGCGTCGGTGACCTGACCTACGGCGCCGACCCGACGCTGGCGCGCCGGGTGGGGCTGGAGCGCCAGTGGCTGCACGCCGTGCGCCTGGGCTTCGAGCACCCCGAGAGCGGGGCGCAGGTCGAGTACGAGTCGTCCTACCCTGCGGACCTGGCCCACGCCCTCGACGTGATTCGTGACGCCAGCTGAGGACGAGCTGCTCCTGCGGCCCGCGGGGATCGAGGACGCCCCGGCGGTCGCTGCGGTCCACCTCGCCTCGCGGCGCAGCGCGGTCCGGGCGGGCACGATGCCGCCCGCGGCGCACCCGGACGCCGAGGCACTGCCGTGGCTGCGCGGCCGCCTCGCCACCGACGAGGTCTGGGTCGCCGAGGTCGCGGGCGCCGTGGTGGCCTACCTGCGGCTGAGCGGGGACTGGATCGACGACCTGTACGTCGTACCCGGCCAGGCCGGGCACGGGATCGGGACCGCGCTGCTCGAGCTCGCCAAGCAGCTGCGGCCCGCCGGCTTCGGGCTGTGGGTCTTCGAGATCAACGCCCCGGCCCGGCGCTTCTACGCCCGCCACGGCCTGGTCGAGGTCGAGCGCACCGACGGCTCCGAGAACGAGGAGCGCTCGCCCGACATCCGGGTCGTCTGGCAGCCCGCCTGACCCCGGTGCGCGGCCCTCGTCGGCCCTCGTCGGCCCTCGTCGGGTCGTCCGTCGGGCCGCCGGTGAGGTGCCGCACACGAGTGCCGGCGACACGGTCGGCCGGCGGTGTCGGTGGTCCCTGGCAGGTTAGGCTGACACTCTTCCCCGAGAGATCCCGACCGCCCACCAGGGCGGTGCTCAGTGCTGCCAGGAAGGACCCCCAGGCGACGATGTCGACCGGTTCCCAGGACTCGTTCGTCCACCTCCACGTGCACACCGAGTACTCCATGCTCGACGGTGCCGCGCGGCTGGGTGCGATGGCCGAGCGCACCGCCGAGCTCGGCATGCCCGCGATCGCGATGACCGACCACGGCAACGTGTTCGGCGCCTACGAGTTCTACCGCAAGGCCAAGGACGCCGGCGTCAAGCCGATCATCGGCATCGAGGCCTACTTCGCGCCGAACATCTCCCGGTTCGAGAAGCGCGGCGTGAACTTCTACGACGGCGGGCCCGACGACGTCTCGGCCCGCGGCGCGTACACGCACATGACGCTGCTGAGCGAGTCGACCGAGGGGATGCACAACCTCTTCCGGCTCTCCACCGGCGCCTGGCGCGACGGGTTCTTCAAGCAGCCGCGCATGGACCGCGAGCTGCTGGCCCAGCACTCCGCGGGCATCATCGGCACCACCGGCTGTCCCTCGGGCGAGATCCAGGTGCACCTGCGCTACGGCCAGTACGACGCCGCGCGCCAGGTGGCCAGCGACTACCAGGACATCCTCGGCAAGGAGAACTACTTCCTGGAGCTGATGGACCACGGTCTCTCGATCGAGAACCGGGTCCGCGACGGCCTGCTCCGGCTCGGCAAGGACCTCGGCATCCCGCTGCTGGCGACCAACGACTCGCACTACGTGATGCGCGAGGACGCCAAGTCCCAGGAGCACCTGCTGTGCATCAACTCCGGCTCGACGATGGACATCCCGGCCGGCGACGGCCCGGGGCAGCGCTTCGCCTTCAGCGGTGACGGCTACTACATCAAGAGCCCCGCGGAGATGCGGGCGCTGTGGGTCGACAAGTACGACCTGCGCGAGGCCTGCGACAACACCCTGCTCATCGCCGAGCGCTGCGACGTGGAGTTCTCCGAGGGCGTCGGCAAGTACATGCCGAAGTTCCCGGTCCCCGAGGGCGAGAGCGAGGACTCCTGGCTGGTCAAGGAGGTCGAGCGCGGGCTGCGGGTCCGCTACCCGCAGGGGATCCCGGACAAGGTCCGCAAGCAGGCCGAGTTCGAGATCGGCGTCATCACCAGCATGGGGTTCCCCGGCTACTTCCTGGTCGTCGCCGACTTCATCAACTGGGCCAAGGACAACGGCATCCGGGTCGGTCCCGGCCGCGGCTCCGGCGCCGGCTCGATGGTCGCGTACGCGATGCGGATCACCGACCTCGACCCGCTCGAGCACGGCCTGATCTTCGAGCGCTTCCTCAACCCCGACCGGGTCTCGATGCCCGACTTCGACATCGACTTCGACGAGCGCCGGCGCGGCGAGGTGATCCGCTACGTCACCGACAAGTACGGCGACGACCGGGTCTCCTACATCGTCACCTACGGCACCATCAAGGCCAAGCAGGCGGTCAAGGACTCCAGCCGCATCCTCGGCTACCCGTTCGCGATGGGCGACCGGATCACCAAGGCCATGCCCGCGGCGGTGATGGGCAAGGACGTCCCGCTCAAGGAGATCTTCGACCCCGAGCACAAGCGCTTCGGTGAGGGCGGGGAGTTCCGCACCCTCTACGACGGGGACGCCGACGTCCGCCGGGTGGTCGACACCGCGATCGGCATCGAGGGCCTCAAGCGGCAGTGGGGCGTGCACGCCGCCGGCGTGATCATGTCCAGCGAGCCGCTGGTCGACGTGATCCCGCTGCTGCGGCGCCCGGCCGACGGCGCGATGATCACCCAGTTCGACTACCCCACCTGTGAGGGCCTCGGCCTGATCAAGATGGACTTCCTGGGGCTGCGCAACCTCACGGTGCTCGACGACGCGGTCAAGAACATCGCCGCCAACCGCGGCGAGACGATCGTCCTGGAGGACCTGCCGCTCACCGACGAGGCCACGTTCGGTCTGCTCCAGCGCGGCGACACCCTCGGCGTCTTCCAGCTCGACGGCGGCCCGATGCGGGCGCTGCTGCGCTCGATGCGCCCCGACACGTTCGCCGACATCTCCGCGGTCGGCGCGCTGTACCGGCCCGGTCCGATGGGTGCCGACTCGCACAACAAGTACGCCCGCCGCAAGACCGGCCGCGAGCCGGTGGAGCCGATCCACCCCGAGCTGGCCGAGCCGCTCGCCGACATCCTGGGGGAGACCTACGGCCTGATCGTCTACCAGGAGCAGGTCATGGCGATCGCCCAGAAGCTCGCGGGCTACACGCTGGGCCAGGCCGACATCCTGCGCCGCGCCATGGGCAAGAAGAAGAAGTCCGAGCTGGACAAGCAGTTCGCGGGCTTCTCGGCCGGCATGCAGGAGCGCGGCTACTCGATGGCCGCTGTCAAGACGCTGTGGGACATCCTGCTGCCGTTCTCCGACTACGCCTTCAACAAGGCGCACTCCGCGGCGTACGGCCTGGTCTCGTACTGGACCGCCTACCTGAAGGCGAACTACCCGGCCGAGTACATGGCCGCGCTGCTGACCTCCACGCGCGACGACAAGGACAAGTCGGCGATCTACCTCAACGAGTGCCGGCGGATGAAGATCCAGGTGCTGCCACCGGACGTCAACTCCTCCGCGGCGGACTTCACCCCGGTCGGCACCGACGTGCGCTTCGGGCTCACCGCGGTGCGCAACGTGGGCAGCAACGTCGTCGAGGGCATCGTGGCCGCCCGCGAGGAGAAGGGCCGCTACAGCGACTTCAACGACTTCATGGCCAAGGTCCCCGTCCACGTGTGCAACAAGCGGGTCGTGGAGTCGCTGATCAAGGCTGGCGCCTTCGACGAGATGCAGCACCTGCGCCGGTCGCTGGTCGCGATCCACGAGACGGCCGTGGACCAGTACGTCGACATCAAGCGCAACGAGGCGATCGGGCAGGACTCGCTCTTCGGAGGCCTGGAGGAGGACGGCGGGGGCGGCTTCGGGATCAGCGTGACGATCCCGGACCTGCCCGAGTGGGACAAGATGACACTGCTCGGCCACGAGCGGGACAT from Nocardioides pantholopis harbors:
- the dnaE gene encoding DNA polymerase III subunit alpha produces the protein MSTGSQDSFVHLHVHTEYSMLDGAARLGAMAERTAELGMPAIAMTDHGNVFGAYEFYRKAKDAGVKPIIGIEAYFAPNISRFEKRGVNFYDGGPDDVSARGAYTHMTLLSESTEGMHNLFRLSTGAWRDGFFKQPRMDRELLAQHSAGIIGTTGCPSGEIQVHLRYGQYDAARQVASDYQDILGKENYFLELMDHGLSIENRVRDGLLRLGKDLGIPLLATNDSHYVMREDAKSQEHLLCINSGSTMDIPAGDGPGQRFAFSGDGYYIKSPAEMRALWVDKYDLREACDNTLLIAERCDVEFSEGVGKYMPKFPVPEGESEDSWLVKEVERGLRVRYPQGIPDKVRKQAEFEIGVITSMGFPGYFLVVADFINWAKDNGIRVGPGRGSGAGSMVAYAMRITDLDPLEHGLIFERFLNPDRVSMPDFDIDFDERRRGEVIRYVTDKYGDDRVSYIVTYGTIKAKQAVKDSSRILGYPFAMGDRITKAMPAAVMGKDVPLKEIFDPEHKRFGEGGEFRTLYDGDADVRRVVDTAIGIEGLKRQWGVHAAGVIMSSEPLVDVIPLLRRPADGAMITQFDYPTCEGLGLIKMDFLGLRNLTVLDDAVKNIAANRGETIVLEDLPLTDEATFGLLQRGDTLGVFQLDGGPMRALLRSMRPDTFADISAVGALYRPGPMGADSHNKYARRKTGREPVEPIHPELAEPLADILGETYGLIVYQEQVMAIAQKLAGYTLGQADILRRAMGKKKKSELDKQFAGFSAGMQERGYSMAAVKTLWDILLPFSDYAFNKAHSAAYGLVSYWTAYLKANYPAEYMAALLTSTRDDKDKSAIYLNECRRMKIQVLPPDVNSSAADFTPVGTDVRFGLTAVRNVGSNVVEGIVAAREEKGRYSDFNDFMAKVPVHVCNKRVVESLIKAGAFDEMQHLRRSLVAIHETAVDQYVDIKRNEAIGQDSLFGGLEEDGGGGFGISVTIPDLPEWDKMTLLGHERDMLGLYVSDHPLLGLEHVLSAGTDCSIGELMLDEERADGSPICVSGLVTSVQRKITKRGDAWAMVTLEDLDGAIDVLLFPSAYQLASTYLVEDAILTVRGRLSKSKDQPEIHGQEISVPDISEGPSGPVVISLPQTRCTPPVVAQLKDVLGTHRGMTEVRLRLLNRDKTLVMALDHRVTPSSALFADLKQLLGPGCLTG
- a CDS encoding GNAT family N-acetyltransferase — translated: MTPAEDELLLRPAGIEDAPAVAAVHLASRRSAVRAGTMPPAAHPDAEALPWLRGRLATDEVWVAEVAGAVVAYLRLSGDWIDDLYVVPGQAGHGIGTALLELAKQLRPAGFGLWVFEINAPARRFYARHGLVEVERTDGSENEERSPDIRVVWQPA
- the lspA gene encoding signal peptidase II, whose protein sequence is MQAAGGASLNGAGETADSDDHEDQRRPTAEARSRWRRPRLLLVAVALVGYVVDVSTKVLAVARLQDRPDVPVVGDLLVLHLVRNPGAAFSTGTEYTVVLSLISIAAVVAICVAALRVRSNAWGVALGVLLAGVAGNLTDRILRSPGPLRGHVIDFLMLPNWPVFNVADICINLAAALIIVLAFRGIRLDGTRVA
- a CDS encoding RluA family pseudouridine synthase translates to MAGSEHRSLTVPDGLAGERVDIAIARMFGVSRSRAADLITEGLVRLDGAEIGKSDRVLPGSTLEVTIPALTDPLAVVPEVVDGIKIIHDDDSIVVIDKPVGVAVHPSPGWNGPTVVGHLVGAGFRIATSGASERQGIVQRLDVGTSGVMVIAKSERAYSVLKNAFRHRTVAKTYHALVQGHPDPLQGTVDAPIGRHPRADYKFAVMADGRASVTHYETLEAHRFASLLEVHLETGRTHQIRVHMSALKHPCVGDLTYGADPTLARRVGLERQWLHAVRLGFEHPESGAQVEYESSYPADLAHALDVIRDAS